One part of the Rhodococcus oxybenzonivorans genome encodes these proteins:
- a CDS encoding ABC transporter substrate-binding protein, giving the protein MRTSNTSSGHGFARRTLGGLAVATVAVVSLAACGGGSDPLSAEGEGSGDDANAVIVGSANFPESETVANIYTEVLRANGFDVTTKFDIGSREAYIPALKDASIDVIPDYTGNLLQYLDPQSTATSAADVNSALPGALGSELTITTAAPAEDKDAVVVTAETAQKWNLTSIADLAAHSAEVKFGAPAEFQERRAGLPGLKENYGLDIAPANFVPIADGGGPATVEALASGQITAANIFTTSPAIGKNNFVVLTDPKNNFPAQNVVPVVRAAKSTAELTRALDALSAKLTTEELVKLNDAVSGDAKTEPAAAAKQWVVNQGLDKPVS; this is encoded by the coding sequence ATGCGCACCTCGAACACATCCTCGGGTCACGGGTTCGCCCGCCGCACTCTGGGCGGCCTCGCAGTCGCCACGGTTGCCGTGGTCTCCCTCGCCGCGTGCGGGGGCGGTTCCGATCCGTTGTCGGCCGAGGGCGAAGGGTCCGGTGACGACGCAAACGCCGTCATCGTGGGTTCGGCGAACTTCCCGGAGTCCGAGACGGTGGCCAATATCTACACCGAGGTTCTCCGCGCCAACGGTTTCGACGTAACCACGAAGTTCGACATCGGAAGCCGCGAGGCCTACATTCCGGCGCTGAAGGACGCGTCGATCGACGTCATTCCGGACTACACGGGCAACCTGCTGCAGTACCTCGACCCGCAGTCGACTGCCACCAGCGCTGCCGACGTCAACTCGGCACTTCCGGGTGCACTCGGATCGGAGTTGACGATCACCACCGCCGCCCCAGCCGAGGACAAGGACGCCGTCGTCGTCACGGCGGAGACCGCACAGAAGTGGAATTTGACCTCGATTGCGGACTTGGCAGCGCATTCGGCGGAGGTGAAGTTCGGTGCCCCCGCCGAGTTCCAAGAGCGCCGCGCCGGATTGCCCGGACTGAAGGAGAACTACGGACTCGACATCGCACCGGCCAACTTCGTCCCCATCGCGGACGGCGGCGGCCCCGCCACGGTCGAGGCTCTGGCATCGGGGCAGATCACCGCGGCGAACATCTTCACCACCTCGCCGGCAATCGGGAAGAACAACTTTGTGGTGCTCACAGACCCGAAGAACAATTTTCCGGCTCAGAACGTCGTTCCGGTGGTGCGCGCAGCCAAGTCGACGGCCGAGCTGACTCGAGCGCTCGACGCACTGTCCGCGAAGCTGACGACGGAGGAGCTGGTGAAGTTGAACGATGCCGTGTCCGGTGACGCCAAGACGGAGCCGGCGGCAGCCGCGAAGCAGTGGGTCGTAAACCAGGGGCTCGACAAGCCGGTCTCCTGA
- a CDS encoding NAD(P)-dependent malic enzyme, producing MSIVSEPTTPQKVELTDEEIFAGHIGGKLSVETTTALDTQRALSIAYTPGVAQVSRAIHADETLADRYTWTSRLVVVVSDGSAVLGLGDIGPRASLPVMEGKSALFKNFAGLNSIPLVLDTKDPDEIVETLIRLRPSFGAVNLEDISAPRCFEIEKRVIEALDCPVMHDDQHGTAIVVLAALKGAVKVQKRDISSLRVVISGAGAAGVACANILLAAGIADVTVLDSKGIVSADRKDLNEVKVDLAARTNPTGRHGGIVEALDGADVFLGVSAGTVPEELIATMADDAIVFALSNPDPEIHPEVAKKHAAIVATGRSDFPNQINNVLAFPGVFRGALDAGARRITEGMKLAAAEAILSVVGDELAVDKIVPSPLDPRVAPAVAEAVAAAARAEGVTD from the coding sequence GTGTCCATCGTGTCCGAACCCACCACACCGCAGAAGGTCGAGCTGACCGACGAGGAGATCTTCGCCGGCCACATCGGGGGGAAGCTCTCGGTAGAGACCACGACCGCCCTCGATACCCAGCGCGCCCTGTCCATTGCCTACACGCCCGGCGTCGCGCAGGTTTCCCGCGCGATCCACGCCGACGAGACCCTCGCCGACCGTTACACCTGGACCAGCCGCCTCGTGGTCGTCGTCAGCGACGGCTCCGCGGTACTCGGCCTCGGCGACATCGGTCCCCGCGCCTCCCTCCCGGTGATGGAAGGCAAGTCCGCACTGTTCAAGAACTTCGCGGGCCTCAATTCCATTCCGCTGGTGCTCGACACCAAGGACCCCGACGAAATCGTCGAAACCCTCATCCGGTTGCGCCCGAGCTTCGGCGCGGTCAACCTCGAGGACATTTCCGCACCGCGCTGCTTCGAGATCGAGAAGCGCGTGATCGAGGCCCTGGACTGCCCGGTCATGCACGACGATCAGCACGGCACCGCGATCGTGGTCCTCGCCGCCCTCAAGGGTGCGGTGAAGGTGCAGAAGCGGGACATCTCCTCGCTGCGCGTCGTCATCTCCGGCGCCGGCGCCGCCGGTGTCGCCTGCGCGAACATCCTGCTCGCCGCCGGCATCGCCGACGTGACCGTTCTCGATTCCAAGGGCATCGTCTCGGCCGACCGCAAGGACCTGAACGAGGTCAAGGTCGACCTCGCGGCCCGCACCAACCCCACCGGCCGGCACGGCGGGATCGTCGAAGCCCTCGACGGTGCGGACGTGTTCCTCGGAGTGTCCGCGGGCACCGTTCCCGAAGAACTCATCGCGACCATGGCGGACGACGCCATCGTATTCGCGCTGTCGAACCCGGACCCGGAAATCCACCCCGAGGTCGCGAAGAAGCACGCGGCGATCGTGGCCACCGGGCGTAGCGACTTCCCGAACCAGATCAACAATGTGCTCGCCTTCCCCGGTGTGTTCCGCGGTGCGCTCGACGCCGGCGCCCGTCGTATCACCGAAGGCATGAAGCTTGCCGCCGCCGAGGCAATCCTCTCGGTCGTCGGTGACGAGTTGGCTGTAGACAAGATCGTTCCCAGCCCGCTCGATCCTCGCGTCGCCCCCGCTGTCGCGGAGGCGGTCGCCGCCGCTGCTCGCGCAGAAGGCGTCACCGACTAG
- a CDS encoding ABC transporter ATP-binding protein, producing MITFSGVTKRYPDGTTAVDNLDLHIDAESFTVFVGPSGCGKTTSMRMINRMITPTAGTISVDGRDIASTDAVKLRLGIGYVIQSAGLLPHRTVIDNVATVPVLRGDSRRAARTAALSVLERVGLDPALAGRYPGQLSGGQQQRVGVARALAADPPILLMDEPFSAVDPVVREDLQAEMQRLQADLRKTIVFVTHDIDEAVKLGDRLAVFGPGGRLQQYDAPDTVLSAPATDFVAGFVGRDRGYRGLSFRAADEVSLHPLRTATERELSTLRLDRGDWALVVTDSGVPRGWIDVTGVEGLRSGRPLSECTAAGGSLFPPGGDLRQALDAAISSPSGIGVAVDRDGAARGGILGSEVIEKLTQQRAAEDRARNEQFFAPASTSPDRP from the coding sequence GTGATCACATTTTCGGGCGTCACCAAGCGGTACCCGGACGGCACCACGGCGGTCGACAACCTCGATCTGCATATCGACGCGGAGTCATTCACAGTCTTCGTCGGGCCTTCCGGCTGCGGCAAGACCACATCGATGCGCATGATCAACCGGATGATCACCCCGACGGCCGGAACCATCTCGGTCGACGGCCGGGACATCGCCTCCACCGATGCAGTGAAGCTTCGCCTCGGGATCGGTTACGTGATCCAAAGCGCTGGACTGCTACCGCATCGCACCGTGATCGACAACGTCGCGACCGTACCGGTCCTGCGCGGTGACTCCCGCCGTGCGGCCCGGACGGCTGCGCTGTCGGTGCTCGAGCGGGTCGGTCTCGACCCCGCGCTGGCGGGCCGTTATCCCGGCCAGCTGTCGGGTGGGCAGCAGCAGCGTGTGGGTGTGGCCAGGGCGCTGGCTGCCGACCCGCCCATTCTGCTGATGGACGAACCGTTCAGCGCGGTGGACCCCGTGGTCCGCGAGGATTTGCAGGCGGAGATGCAACGACTGCAGGCCGACCTGCGCAAGACCATTGTGTTCGTGACGCACGATATCGACGAGGCGGTCAAGCTCGGTGACCGGCTGGCAGTCTTCGGACCGGGCGGCCGATTGCAGCAATACGATGCGCCCGACACGGTGCTGTCCGCGCCGGCCACCGATTTCGTCGCCGGATTCGTCGGCCGCGACCGCGGCTATCGCGGCCTGTCGTTCCGCGCGGCAGACGAGGTTTCCCTTCATCCCCTCCGGACGGCCACCGAACGGGAGCTGAGCACACTGCGGCTCGACCGCGGCGATTGGGCGCTGGTGGTGACCGATTCCGGTGTTCCGCGGGGCTGGATCGACGTCACGGGCGTCGAAGGGTTGCGCTCGGGCCGCCCGCTGTCGGAATGTACTGCGGCAGGCGGCTCACTGTTCCCGCCGGGCGGAGACCTGCGGCAAGCGTTGGATGCGGCCATCTCGTCGCCGTCAGGAATAGGTGTGGCCGTCGACAGGGACGGTGCCGCCCGCGGCGGCATCCTCGGGTCCGAGGTCATCGAGAAGCTGACGCAACAGCGGGCCGCCGAGGATCGCGCGCGGAACGAGCAGTTCTTCGCGCCCGCGTCCACTTCTCCCGACAGGCCGTGA
- a CDS encoding PHP domain-containing protein encodes MRIDLHTHSTASDGTDSPADLVRAAGAAGLDAVAITDHDTTAGWAEAVAAMPAGLTLVRGMEMSCAGRGEDGRPVAVHLLAYLFDPAHAAFARERERLRTERVVRIRAMAELMMEDGLPIDADEVLAAAGPAAGRPHLARALMRAGVVSSVNEAFVDLLAPRGRYFVDKSDTPLDEAVQLVAEAGGVSVLAHGRARARGRLLSLDHVRELAGEGLHGLEVHHPDHSSADVAVLQGLADELGLVVTGSSDYHGTNKTIRLGEFGTDPDEFDKLASKASGTQVISA; translated from the coding sequence GTGCGCATCGATCTCCACACTCACTCGACGGCCTCGGACGGTACCGACAGTCCGGCAGACCTCGTGCGCGCGGCCGGTGCCGCGGGTCTGGACGCCGTGGCCATCACCGATCACGACACCACGGCGGGGTGGGCAGAGGCGGTTGCGGCGATGCCTGCCGGGTTGACCCTGGTCCGGGGCATGGAGATGTCCTGCGCGGGCCGGGGTGAGGACGGTCGTCCCGTCGCGGTTCACCTGCTGGCCTACCTCTTCGATCCCGCGCACGCCGCGTTCGCGCGGGAACGGGAGCGGCTGCGAACCGAACGGGTCGTCAGGATCCGGGCCATGGCCGAGCTGATGATGGAGGACGGCCTGCCCATCGACGCCGACGAGGTCCTGGCGGCAGCGGGTCCGGCCGCGGGTCGCCCACATCTGGCGAGGGCGCTGATGCGGGCCGGAGTCGTGAGCAGTGTCAATGAGGCGTTCGTCGACCTGCTGGCGCCGCGGGGCCGGTACTTCGTCGACAAATCCGACACCCCTTTGGACGAGGCGGTTCAACTGGTGGCCGAGGCCGGAGGGGTGAGCGTTCTCGCCCACGGGCGGGCGCGGGCGCGGGGACGGCTGCTGTCGCTCGATCACGTCCGGGAGCTGGCCGGTGAGGGTTTACACGGGCTCGAGGTGCATCATCCCGACCACTCGTCGGCCGATGTCGCGGTCCTTCAGGGACTGGCCGACGAATTGGGGCTCGTCGTCACCGGATCTTCCGATTACCACGGGACGAACAAGACGATCCGGCTGGGCGAGTTCGGTACGGATCCCGACGAGTTCGACAAGCTCGCCTCCAAAGCCTCCGGTACACAGGTGATTTCGGCATGA
- a CDS encoding ABC transporter permease codes for MSIFGGAWDYIVDPANWEGRTGIGARILEHLWYSLLAVALSAAVAVPLGAVIGHLRRGEVLVVGLVNALRSLPTLGLLTFLVLLLGLGLIPPILALVVLGIPPLLAGTYSGVANVDRTVVDAARAMGMTEWQVLSRVEAPNALPLMLGGLRNATLQIIATAAVAAYVNLGGLGRYIFDGLALRQYDRVLVGALLVTILALVVDGLLALAVWASVPGTGRLRRGTSAQEWADLAAARSPGRTANTPGGNLGAGSGPGCSTDSR; via the coding sequence ATGAGCATCTTCGGCGGGGCGTGGGACTACATTGTGGATCCGGCCAACTGGGAGGGCAGGACCGGAATCGGGGCGCGCATCCTCGAGCACCTCTGGTACAGCCTTCTCGCCGTCGCCCTCTCGGCCGCCGTCGCGGTTCCGCTCGGTGCGGTCATCGGCCATCTGCGTCGAGGCGAGGTGCTGGTGGTGGGCCTCGTCAACGCGCTGCGTTCACTTCCCACGTTGGGCCTGCTGACCTTCCTCGTGCTGCTCCTCGGGCTCGGTCTCATCCCGCCGATCCTCGCCCTGGTGGTACTCGGCATTCCGCCGCTACTGGCCGGCACCTACTCCGGTGTCGCGAACGTCGACCGGACGGTGGTTGACGCCGCCCGCGCGATGGGCATGACCGAGTGGCAGGTCCTCAGCCGCGTGGAGGCACCGAATGCGCTGCCGCTCATGCTCGGCGGACTGCGCAACGCCACACTGCAGATCATTGCAACCGCAGCGGTGGCCGCGTACGTCAACCTCGGCGGGCTCGGACGGTACATCTTCGACGGACTCGCCTTGCGTCAGTACGACCGGGTACTGGTCGGTGCGCTGCTGGTGACGATCCTGGCCCTCGTCGTCGACGGGCTTCTCGCGCTCGCGGTGTGGGCATCCGTCCCGGGCACGGGCCGGCTACGTCGTGGTACCAGCGCCCAGGAGTGGGCCGACCTGGCCGCCGCGCGAAGTCCCGGTAGAACGGCAAACACCCCGGGCGGGAACCTTGGTGCGGGCTCCGGTCCGGGGTGTTCAACGGATTCTCGCTAG
- a CDS encoding flavin-containing monooxygenase produces the protein MSLPVTDTYDTTAGARYVDTLIIGSGFAGLGAAIKLTQAGKTDFLVLERGTEVGGTWRDNTYPGAACDVPSHLYSYSFALNPEWTRSFSTQPEIQKYIQSVADKYKVRDRHVFGCDVTSAHWNEQTTRWEVTTTKGNFVAKIVVSAVGALCEPALPDIKGIEEFEGEIFHSARWNHDADLTGKRVAVIGTGASAIQIVPAIGKKVSHLDVYQRTAPWILPRADREYTKAEHAAFKYLPGFQKLCRSGIYWMRESQVVGLAKAPVFMKPLQFAAERHLRRQIKDKDLRKKVTPNFQIGCKRMLISNNYYPTLAQDNVDLVTEGIAEVKGNAVVSKTGTVREVDAIVVATGFHVTDSPTFQGIFGKDGRSLAEIFDEGGQQGYKGAAIANFPNMFFLVGPNTGLGHTSMVFMIESQLNYLVDALDTLDKYGIGKIEVRQDAQDRYNADLQEKLSHSVWNNGGCASWYLDKHGNNTTLWPGFTFQFRNQTRRFDLAAYDSVAAADLPAPVQVNGQSSDSFAISAQIDLDDDKVAAQ, from the coding sequence ATGAGTCTTCCCGTCACAGACACTTACGACACGACCGCGGGTGCCCGATACGTCGACACCTTGATCATCGGCAGCGGGTTCGCCGGGCTGGGCGCGGCCATCAAGCTCACCCAGGCAGGCAAGACCGATTTTCTCGTGCTCGAACGCGGCACGGAGGTCGGCGGCACCTGGCGCGACAACACGTACCCGGGCGCGGCATGCGACGTGCCCTCGCACCTGTACTCCTACTCGTTCGCGCTGAACCCCGAGTGGACACGCTCGTTCTCGACCCAGCCCGAGATCCAGAAGTACATCCAGTCGGTGGCGGACAAGTACAAGGTGCGCGACCGCCACGTTTTCGGTTGTGACGTGACATCCGCACACTGGAACGAGCAGACCACGCGGTGGGAAGTCACCACCACCAAGGGGAACTTCGTCGCGAAGATCGTCGTCTCGGCGGTCGGTGCACTGTGCGAGCCGGCGCTCCCCGACATCAAGGGCATCGAAGAGTTCGAGGGCGAGATCTTCCACTCCGCCCGCTGGAACCACGACGCCGACCTGACGGGAAAGCGGGTTGCCGTCATCGGTACGGGCGCCTCGGCCATCCAGATCGTCCCGGCGATCGGCAAGAAGGTGTCGCACCTCGACGTCTACCAGCGCACGGCCCCGTGGATCCTGCCTCGCGCCGACCGCGAGTACACGAAGGCCGAGCACGCCGCGTTCAAGTACCTGCCCGGTTTCCAGAAGCTGTGCCGTAGCGGGATCTACTGGATGCGTGAGAGCCAGGTCGTCGGGCTCGCGAAGGCACCGGTGTTCATGAAGCCGCTGCAGTTCGCGGCCGAGCGCCACCTGCGCCGCCAGATCAAGGACAAGGACCTGCGCAAGAAGGTCACCCCGAATTTCCAGATCGGCTGCAAGCGCATGCTGATCTCGAACAACTACTACCCGACGCTCGCGCAGGACAACGTCGACCTGGTGACCGAGGGCATCGCCGAGGTCAAGGGCAACGCAGTCGTCTCGAAGACCGGCACGGTCCGCGAGGTCGACGCCATCGTGGTCGCCACCGGTTTCCACGTCACCGACTCCCCCACCTTCCAGGGAATTTTCGGCAAGGACGGCCGCTCGCTCGCCGAGATCTTCGACGAAGGCGGGCAGCAGGGTTACAAGGGCGCGGCGATCGCGAACTTCCCCAACATGTTCTTCCTCGTCGGTCCCAACACAGGACTGGGCCACACCTCGATGGTCTTCATGATCGAGTCGCAGCTCAATTACCTGGTCGACGCACTCGACACCCTCGACAAGTACGGCATCGGCAAAATCGAGGTCCGGCAGGACGCGCAGGACCGATACAACGCCGACCTCCAGGAGAAGCTGTCGCACAGCGTGTGGAACAACGGCGGGTGCGCCAGCTGGTACCTCGACAAGCACGGCAACAACACGACACTGTGGCCGGGGTTCACCTTCCAGTTCCGGAATCAGACGCGGCGTTTCGACCTCGCGGCGTACGACAGTGTGGCCGCCGCCGACCTCCCCGCACCGGTGCAGGTGAACGGTCAGTCCTCGGACTCGTTCGCCATCTCGGCACAGATCGACCTCGACGACGACAAGGTGGCAGCACAGTGA
- a CDS encoding alpha/beta hydrolase fold domain-containing protein, with product MSFSLPLPVVAAALRPFYRLSLNSRLPYPAQRALLEMAAPLQQMPEGAACRPATLAGRPAERITVGATERRTAVLYLHGGAYTIGSPATHRSLAAHLARESGSVVYTLDYRLAPEHPFPAGLEDAVAAFLELTTEHGYETGRLAIAGDSAGGGLAAATARRLIDRHGVTPAALGLISPWVDPGRRDTIRNRDLVVNTAWSFDAAEKYLGSGDKFDPGYAPLHGDLKGFPPTVVHVGLDEVLYPQILEFVDKLEKSGVDVTLTEYARLWHVAHLQASLVREAADAVAELGAYLKSHMCVQPDTSDVG from the coding sequence GTGAGCTTCTCCTTGCCGCTCCCGGTAGTCGCCGCCGCGCTGCGGCCGTTCTACCGGCTGAGCCTCAACTCGCGGCTGCCGTATCCGGCGCAGAGGGCGCTGCTCGAAATGGCCGCACCGCTGCAGCAGATGCCGGAGGGGGCGGCCTGCCGCCCGGCCACCTTGGCCGGCCGGCCCGCCGAGCGGATCACGGTGGGCGCCACCGAGCGCCGGACCGCCGTGCTCTATCTCCACGGTGGCGCGTACACCATCGGCTCGCCCGCGACCCATCGGTCGCTGGCCGCGCATCTGGCACGTGAATCCGGAAGCGTGGTCTACACACTCGACTACCGCCTGGCTCCCGAACATCCGTTTCCTGCCGGGCTGGAGGACGCCGTGGCAGCGTTCCTCGAGCTGACCACAGAACACGGGTACGAGACAGGTCGACTGGCAATCGCCGGCGACTCCGCGGGCGGTGGTCTGGCGGCGGCCACGGCGCGGCGCCTGATCGACCGGCACGGGGTCACCCCGGCCGCGTTGGGACTCATCTCACCGTGGGTCGATCCGGGCAGGCGCGACACCATCCGGAACCGCGACCTCGTGGTGAATACCGCGTGGTCGTTCGACGCCGCCGAGAAGTACCTGGGGAGCGGAGACAAGTTCGATCCCGGTTATGCCCCGCTGCACGGAGATTTGAAGGGGTTTCCGCCCACTGTCGTTCACGTCGGACTCGACGAGGTTCTGTATCCACAGATCTTGGAGTTCGTCGACAAGCTCGAGAAGTCGGGCGTCGACGTGACGCTCACCGAATACGCCCGACTCTGGCACGTTGCGCACCTCCAGGCCTCGTTGGTACGCGAGGCTGCGGACGCCGTCGCCGAACTCGGGGCTTACTTGAAATCACACATGTGCGTCCAGCCAGACACGAGCGACGTCGGCTGA
- a CDS encoding ABC transporter substrate-binding protein, whose product MAQTGKGGSGNGSSRKSARLGAWAAASVLILVPGALSACDVDNTALDGSAGQTSGEVVVGSGDTAESRVLAEIYAGALRSTGAPASTETGLGDRTSYLRRLDAGEVTLVPEFTGRLLRYYDPESTEKEQDEVFEALSQALPQGLSISDYAAAEDRSALAVSADTSTRMAVTTLDELIPACSRSSAVLTPDFEAGSLADLTGCTFAQTRAVPDGAAAVAELSVPAQVDGAVVAGVTTATPEVASSDLVLLDDDEPIFTAQNVVPLYRVGALGEPQIKSLNVVAGELTTADLADMIGQVRGGADSADVARVWLDAHV is encoded by the coding sequence GTGGCACAGACAGGTAAGGGCGGATCGGGGAACGGGAGTTCCCGGAAGTCCGCTCGTCTCGGGGCATGGGCGGCAGCGTCGGTGCTGATTCTGGTTCCCGGCGCGCTGTCGGCCTGCGATGTCGACAACACTGCTCTCGACGGTTCCGCGGGACAGACCTCGGGTGAGGTGGTGGTGGGGTCGGGAGACACGGCGGAAAGCCGGGTCCTGGCCGAAATCTACGCGGGCGCTCTCCGTTCGACGGGTGCGCCGGCATCCACCGAGACCGGCCTGGGCGACCGCACCTCCTATCTTCGGCGGCTCGATGCGGGCGAAGTGACGTTGGTGCCCGAGTTCACCGGCCGGCTGCTGCGCTATTACGATCCCGAGTCGACCGAAAAGGAACAGGACGAGGTATTCGAGGCGCTGAGTCAGGCTCTGCCGCAAGGTCTTTCGATCTCAGACTATGCGGCGGCGGAGGATCGGTCCGCGCTGGCGGTGTCTGCGGACACGTCTACCCGGATGGCGGTGACGACGCTCGACGAGCTCATTCCCGCGTGCAGTCGTAGCTCCGCGGTGCTCACCCCCGATTTCGAGGCCGGCTCACTCGCCGATCTGACCGGTTGCACGTTCGCACAGACGCGCGCGGTTCCGGACGGAGCCGCGGCGGTCGCGGAACTCTCCGTCCCCGCACAGGTGGATGGCGCCGTGGTGGCAGGAGTGACCACCGCGACCCCGGAAGTCGCGAGCTCGGACCTCGTTCTGCTGGACGACGACGAGCCGATCTTCACAGCCCAGAACGTGGTGCCGCTCTACCGGGTCGGGGCGCTCGGTGAGCCCCAGATCAAGTCGCTGAACGTGGTGGCGGGGGAGCTGACGACAGCGGACCTGGCCGACATGATCGGCCAGGTCCGCGGTGGTGCCGATTCAGCCGACGTCGCTCGTGTCTGGCTGGACGCACATGTGTGA
- a CDS encoding SDR family NAD(P)-dependent oxidoreductase: MSTFAGKVVVITGAGSGIGRALAVNLAGQGAKLAISDMDTVGLAETARQVAALGADVKSDHLDVTEREAVLAYADAVRAHFGTINQVYNNAGIAYHGEFEKSEFKDIERIMDVDFWGVVNGTKAFLPHLIASGDGHLVNISSLFGLLSMPGQTAYNSAKFAVRGFTESLRQEMLIAKHPVKVTCVHPGGIKTAIARNATAGPGEDLDTFAQFFDKKLARTSPEDAAATIVKGVRKGKARVLIGADAKFLDAWVRVVGPSYQRVVAAVAGRVLPKPN, encoded by the coding sequence GTGAGCACATTCGCAGGCAAGGTGGTCGTGATCACCGGCGCCGGTTCGGGCATCGGCAGGGCTCTCGCCGTCAATCTGGCAGGGCAGGGCGCCAAACTGGCAATCTCCGACATGGACACCGTCGGTCTCGCCGAGACGGCGCGACAGGTCGCCGCCCTCGGCGCCGACGTGAAGTCGGACCATCTGGATGTCACCGAGCGCGAAGCGGTACTCGCGTACGCCGACGCCGTGCGTGCCCACTTCGGCACGATCAACCAGGTCTACAACAACGCCGGTATCGCATATCACGGCGAGTTCGAGAAGTCCGAGTTCAAGGACATCGAGCGGATCATGGATGTGGACTTCTGGGGAGTCGTCAACGGCACCAAGGCATTCCTGCCGCACCTCATTGCCTCGGGCGACGGCCACTTGGTGAACATCTCGAGCCTCTTCGGTCTGTTGTCCATGCCGGGCCAGACCGCCTACAACTCCGCGAAGTTCGCGGTCCGCGGCTTCACCGAGTCGCTGCGACAGGAGATGCTGATTGCTAAGCATCCCGTCAAGGTGACCTGTGTGCATCCGGGAGGCATCAAGACAGCCATTGCCCGCAATGCCACCGCAGGCCCCGGCGAAGACTTGGACACGTTCGCCCAGTTCTTCGACAAGAAGCTCGCCCGGACCTCACCGGAAGATGCGGCTGCCACCATCGTCAAGGGTGTGCGCAAGGGTAAGGCGCGGGTGCTGATCGGCGCCGACGCGAAGTTCCTGGACGCCTGGGTGCGCGTGGTCGGCCCGAGCTACCAGCGAGTGGTCGCCGCCGTCGCCGGGCGTGTCCTTCCCAAGCCGAACTGA
- a CDS encoding ABC transporter permease, with translation MRWLIDNFSVVVDLTKTHLYLALMPLLLGLVIAVPVGTAIRGASVLRKVTTTIAGIAFTIPSLALFVTIPSAVGLQILDPLNVVIALTIYSTALLVRAVPEALDSVPADVVDSANAMGFTPLRRALTVELPLALPVLAASVRVVAVTNISLVSVGSLIGIGGLGTLFTRGYQRDYSDQILAGIIAIVVLALVFDLALFLLARALTPWTRQKKEAAA, from the coding sequence GTGCGGTGGCTCATCGACAATTTTTCCGTAGTCGTCGACCTGACGAAGACCCACCTGTACCTGGCGCTGATGCCACTCCTACTCGGCCTGGTCATCGCCGTCCCGGTGGGGACCGCGATCCGGGGTGCATCGGTGCTGCGCAAGGTCACCACGACCATCGCCGGCATCGCGTTCACGATTCCCTCGCTGGCCCTCTTCGTCACCATCCCGTCCGCCGTCGGACTGCAGATCCTCGATCCGCTCAATGTGGTGATCGCCCTGACCATCTATTCCACCGCCCTGCTCGTCCGCGCCGTCCCGGAGGCCCTCGACTCGGTTCCCGCCGACGTCGTCGACTCCGCGAATGCGATGGGTTTCACACCCTTGCGTCGGGCACTGACAGTCGAGTTGCCTTTGGCCTTACCGGTTCTCGCGGCAAGTGTGCGCGTGGTGGCGGTCACCAACATTTCGCTGGTCTCGGTCGGTTCGCTGATCGGGATCGGCGGTCTCGGGACCCTCTTCACCCGCGGCTACCAGCGTGACTATTCGGATCAGATTCTCGCGGGGATCATCGCCATCGTCGTCCTCGCACTGGTCTTCGATTTGGCGCTGTTCCTCCTCGCCCGTGCGCTCACACCATGGACGCGGCAGAAGAAGGAGGCGGCGGCATGA